The Trichocoleus sp. FACHB-46 genome includes a window with the following:
- a CDS encoding tyrosine-type recombinase/integrase — MPPSTDPVLPIVIVPITGGKQPEPRQLEPPDLRHWQIEEFLRQTGKSDNTQRVYRGQLVRFASWCDQSWLDVTPSDIGKYRRELKRKQLKATSINHALNTLKSFYQWLRRSNGYPTNKPLPTDAIDLERQPEPEAAHIDGDELAQIWQVLQLEEKTAIRDASGTRVRDRAIIAVLSHGLRASEASALNVEHWNGKILKVHRSKGQNVSEVPLNREARQYLEAYLEWRQQRGGVFEPLLESPMFLCQDPKNVGKRLGYKGLHRMVKKLGAIAGIEGLNPHRFRHTFGTEVTRRGVDPLFGKELMGIKSDRVFQRYTKGVFKQVAAEAYLQAIGEDLDES; from the coding sequence ATGCCACCATCCACCGATCCAGTTCTGCCCATCGTGATTGTGCCGATCACAGGGGGCAAGCAGCCGGAACCTCGGCAACTGGAACCACCGGATCTGCGGCACTGGCAGATTGAGGAGTTTCTACGGCAGACGGGGAAATCGGACAATACCCAGCGGGTTTATCGGGGACAGTTGGTTAGGTTTGCCAGTTGGTGCGATCAGTCTTGGTTGGATGTGACGCCTAGCGACATCGGCAAGTATCGCCGCGAGTTGAAGCGAAAGCAGCTGAAGGCAACCTCCATTAACCATGCGCTCAATACGTTGAAGTCTTTTTATCAGTGGCTGAGACGTAGCAACGGTTATCCCACGAACAAACCCTTGCCGACGGATGCAATCGACCTAGAACGGCAGCCAGAACCAGAAGCGGCTCATATTGATGGGGACGAGCTTGCTCAGATCTGGCAGGTGTTGCAATTGGAGGAGAAAACTGCGATTCGCGATGCCTCCGGCACCCGAGTTCGTGACCGCGCCATTATTGCTGTGTTGAGTCATGGGCTACGAGCATCGGAGGCATCTGCCCTGAATGTGGAGCACTGGAACGGCAAGATTCTCAAGGTGCATCGTTCCAAGGGGCAGAATGTGAGTGAAGTTCCCCTGAATCGGGAAGCAAGGCAATATCTAGAGGCTTATCTGGAGTGGCGACAGCAGCGGGGTGGTGTGTTTGAACCGTTGCTGGAGAGCCCCATGTTTTTGTGCCAAGACCCGAAGAACGTAGGCAAGCGGTTGGGATACAAAGGCTTACATCGGATGGTGAAGAAGTTGGGGGCGATCGCTGGGATAGAGGGGTTGAATCCGCATCGCTTTCGGCATACGTTTGGTACGGAAGTCACGCGGCGAGGAGTTGATCCGCTGTTTGGCAAGGAGTTGATGGGCATCAAGAGCGATCGCGTCTTCCAGCGCTACACCAAAGGCGTCTTCAAACAGGTTGCTGCTGAAGCGTATCTGCAGGCGATCGGTGAAGATCTCGATGAATCATGA